Proteins encoded together in one Riemerella anatipestifer window:
- the ribD gene encoding bifunctional diaminohydroxyphosphoribosylaminopyrimidine deaminase/5-amino-6-(5-phosphoribosylamino)uracil reductase RibD: MSHEKYISRCIALAEKARGNTYPNPLVGAVIVHNGIIIGEGYHHKAGEPHAEINAINSVENKELLKESTIYVSLEPCSHFGRTPPCAAKITEIGFKKVVIGSADSNEKVGGKGKAMIEEAGIEVVDKVLEERCRWLNRRFFTFHEKKRPYIILKWAESNDGFIDQNFASTPISNALVSQYVHKMRAEEHAILIGTQTALNDNPTLDVRHLDGRNPTRVLIDLELKVPQSFNIFNTNAPTIIFNLHKNDEQDHLKWIKIDRENFLEELIYHLYEQQIQSIIIEGGSKMLNTFIEAQLWDEAVVIKASNLTLNNGTKAPIFNEKPYRQKQMRDNVLNFYKK; the protein is encoded by the coding sequence ATGTCTCACGAAAAATATATAAGTCGGTGTATTGCTTTGGCAGAGAAGGCTAGAGGTAACACTTACCCTAACCCTTTGGTGGGAGCGGTAATTGTACACAACGGCATCATTATAGGGGAAGGCTATCACCACAAAGCAGGAGAGCCTCATGCAGAAATTAACGCTATCAATTCGGTGGAGAATAAAGAGCTTTTAAAAGAATCTACGATTTATGTTTCATTAGAGCCTTGTTCCCATTTTGGGAGAACGCCACCTTGTGCTGCTAAAATCACAGAAATTGGGTTCAAAAAAGTGGTTATAGGCTCCGCTGACTCTAATGAAAAAGTAGGTGGTAAAGGTAAAGCAATGATAGAAGAGGCAGGGATAGAGGTGGTTGATAAAGTGTTGGAGGAACGATGCCGATGGCTTAATAGAAGATTTTTTACTTTCCATGAGAAAAAAAGGCCATACATTATCCTGAAATGGGCAGAGTCTAACGATGGTTTTATAGACCAAAATTTCGCTTCAACGCCTATCTCCAACGCTTTGGTATCTCAATATGTGCATAAGATGAGAGCCGAAGAACACGCTATTTTGATAGGTACACAAACGGCACTTAATGATAACCCTACTTTAGATGTAAGGCATCTTGACGGTAGAAATCCTACTAGAGTTTTAATAGATTTGGAGCTTAAAGTTCCTCAAAGTTTTAATATTTTCAATACTAATGCTCCTACGATTATTTTTAATCTTCATAAAAATGATGAGCAAGACCATCTGAAATGGATAAAAATTGATAGAGAAAATTTTCTAGAAGAACTGATATATCATTTGTATGAACAGCAGATACAATCTATCATTATAGAAGGAGGAAGTAAGATGTTAAATACCTTTATTGAAGCTCAACTTTGGGATGAGGCGGTGGTAATCAAAGCTTCTAATTTAACTTTGAATAATGGGACTAAAGCTCCTATATTCAATGAAAAACCTTACCGACAAAAACAGATGAGAGATAATGTTTTAAATTTTTATAAAAAGTAG
- a CDS encoding DUF349 domain-containing protein: protein MNKETLNSGQEELNTPQPNQEVKENTVLETSSYQELEVEEEDHDDDDHEENEKLSLKELVDKLEKLINLENAGEEIQKFNALRKSISEQIDEITENKKQEFEAADNDPSEVFSYEHPLQAKFSALVNIFKEKRDLFIQKQEEEHQKNLEVRLGIVEKLKNLYTNTEPGTDLFKAIREIKEAWANAGKVAKSEFKNLNNNYYHHLNGFYQMLDLNKEYREQEYAHNLEKRQHIIARAKELLVEPLVQKALNELQYLHKLWREEAEPVAEEFRDSTWEEFKEISNQIHDRKTELFAAREVEQKENLEKKNAIITQIKALGSPEKPNHNYWQKSIKKMEELREEFIKLGSVPRKLSTQNWTDFKQSVRAFNSAKNEFYKGLKQTQINNLEEKYKLIKVAQDNKNSEDWETMVPLFKKLQKDWQAIGHVPRSQANKVWDAFREACNFFFDQYRTKSEAAGDDWNENFKQKKALLEELKKIEKGENSLEIIEDIKNKWNAIGKVPKDKLSINSEFNKTLKQKLKLNNLNEFDIKEEGLSESQITDRARKLKNQITDLEAEVVKLENNLSFFNNPTRENPLLKDTFEKIDDKRAQLESLRITLHQMISGE, encoded by the coding sequence ATGAACAAAGAAACTCTGAACTCTGGACAAGAAGAATTGAATACCCCTCAACCCAACCAAGAAGTAAAGGAAAATACTGTTTTAGAAACTTCGTCTTATCAAGAGTTGGAAGTTGAAGAAGAAGACCACGATGATGATGACCACGAAGAGAACGAAAAGTTATCTTTGAAAGAATTGGTAGATAAGTTAGAGAAGCTCATCAATCTAGAGAATGCAGGAGAGGAGATTCAGAAATTCAATGCACTTAGAAAATCTATTTCTGAGCAAATAGATGAAATAACAGAAAACAAAAAACAGGAGTTTGAAGCAGCAGATAATGACCCTTCGGAGGTTTTCAGCTACGAACACCCTTTACAAGCAAAGTTTTCTGCACTCGTCAATATTTTTAAAGAGAAGAGAGACCTCTTTATTCAAAAGCAAGAGGAAGAACATCAAAAAAATCTAGAGGTAAGGCTAGGGATTGTGGAGAAACTTAAAAATCTTTACACCAATACAGAGCCAGGGACAGACCTCTTCAAAGCTATAAGAGAAATAAAAGAGGCTTGGGCTAATGCAGGTAAAGTAGCAAAGTCGGAGTTCAAAAATCTGAACAATAACTACTATCATCACCTCAACGGTTTTTACCAAATGCTAGACCTCAACAAAGAATACCGTGAGCAAGAGTATGCCCATAATTTGGAAAAGAGACAGCACATCATCGCTCGTGCTAAGGAGTTGTTGGTAGAGCCATTGGTACAAAAAGCACTTAATGAGTTACAATATCTCCACAAACTTTGGAGAGAGGAGGCAGAACCTGTGGCAGAAGAGTTTAGGGATAGCACTTGGGAGGAATTTAAGGAAATTTCTAACCAAATACATGATAGAAAAACCGAACTTTTCGCAGCGAGAGAAGTAGAGCAAAAAGAAAATCTAGAGAAGAAAAACGCTATTATTACTCAAATTAAGGCTTTAGGGTCGCCAGAAAAACCTAACCATAATTATTGGCAGAAGTCCATCAAAAAAATGGAAGAGCTAAGAGAAGAATTTATAAAGTTAGGTAGTGTTCCTAGAAAACTTTCCACCCAAAATTGGACTGATTTTAAGCAAAGTGTAAGAGCCTTTAACTCTGCTAAAAACGAGTTTTATAAAGGTCTTAAACAAACTCAAATCAACAACTTAGAAGAAAAATATAAGTTGATAAAAGTGGCTCAAGACAACAAAAACTCCGAAGATTGGGAGACTATGGTGCCTCTATTCAAGAAACTTCAGAAAGACTGGCAGGCGATAGGGCACGTGCCTAGAAGTCAAGCAAATAAAGTATGGGATGCTTTCCGTGAGGCGTGTAACTTTTTCTTTGACCAATACAGAACCAAAAGCGAAGCGGCTGGAGACGATTGGAATGAAAACTTTAAGCAGAAGAAAGCTCTCCTAGAAGAACTTAAAAAAATAGAGAAAGGAGAAAACTCTCTAGAAATAATAGAGGATATTAAAAATAAATGGAATGCCATAGGCAAGGTGCCTAAGGATAAGTTGAGCATCAATTCAGAGTTTAATAAAACTCTAAAACAAAAGCTAAAACTTAATAACCTTAATGAGTTTGATATTAAGGAAGAAGGCTTATCTGAATCTCAAATTACCGATAGAGCTCGTAAACTTAAAAACCAAATTACAGACCTTGAGGCTGAAGTGGTTAAGCTGGAAAACAATCTTTCTTTCTTTAACAATCCAACGAGAGAGAATCCGTTGTTAAAAGATACTTTTGAGAAAATTGACGATAAGAGAGCTCAATTAGAGAGCCTTAGAATTACATTACATCAAATGATTTCTGGAGAATAA
- a CDS encoding shikimate dehydrogenase family protein has translation MVIRNEFMGKHLGLIGRNISYSFSQKYFEAKFKKLFIKDISYHILDLPSIEGVTELWSNPRLVGFNVTIPYKVEIINYLDELSEEAQAIGAVNTVSIKEGKKIGYNTDAYGFERTLDLHLKPTHQKTLVLGDGGVAKAVKFVLERKGIPYLVVSRRGTINFEQLTKEHLSEYQIIIQCTPVGTYPNVEDCVPFPFDGLSDEHLVLDLIYNPERTKLIKEAQKRGVKTANGLFMLEQQAEKAWEIWNLV, from the coding sequence ATGGTTATTAGGAACGAGTTTATGGGAAAACATTTGGGGCTTATAGGGAGAAACATTTCATATTCATTCTCTCAAAAATATTTTGAGGCTAAGTTTAAGAAGTTATTTATTAAAGATATTTCCTACCATATTTTAGATTTGCCTAGTATAGAGGGCGTTACAGAATTATGGTCTAATCCTAGATTGGTGGGCTTTAATGTTACCATTCCGTACAAAGTAGAAATTATAAACTACCTAGATGAGCTTAGCGAGGAAGCCCAAGCCATAGGGGCGGTAAATACAGTAAGTATTAAAGAAGGAAAGAAGATAGGCTATAATACAGATGCTTATGGTTTTGAACGAACCTTAGACCTCCATCTTAAACCCACTCATCAGAAGACACTTGTACTAGGAGATGGTGGAGTGGCTAAAGCTGTTAAATTTGTGTTAGAGCGTAAGGGTATTCCGTATCTTGTGGTCTCTAGACGAGGGACAATTAATTTTGAACAGCTTACCAAAGAACATTTGTCTGAATATCAAATCATCATACAATGTACTCCCGTAGGTACCTATCCTAATGTGGAAGATTGTGTTCCATTTCCGTTTGATGGGCTTTCAGACGAACATTTGGTATTAGACCTTATCTATAATCCCGAACGAACTAAACTCATTAAAGAAGCTCAAAAAAGAGGAGTTAAAACAGCTAATGGGCTATTTATGCTGGAACAACAGGCAGAAAAAGCCTGGGAAATTTGGAATTTAGTATAA